In Denticeps clupeoides chromosome 1, fDenClu1.1, whole genome shotgun sequence, a single window of DNA contains:
- the capn3a gene encoding calpain-3 has translation MPYTPSGFFCDRLIRERERRDGEGSLNKPLRFNGQDYNLLKQEYIQKKALFEDDAFPATVDSLGYKELGPKSNKVKNIVWKRPKEISDNPQFIVGGASRTDICQGDLGDCWLLAAIACLTLNEKLLYRVVPSEQSFSDGYAGLFHFQFWRYGDWVDVVVDDRVPTLNNQLVFTKSAERNEFWSALLEKAYAKLHGSYEALKGGNTTEGMEDFTGGVTEFYEMKEAPKDLYKIMQKALERGSLMGCSIDSLVPARFETRTVTGLVKGHAYSVTGVEECKQNQTQNQSKVRLVRLRNPWGQVEWNGPWSDNSKEWTTLPKVEKDKLQHQNAEDGEFWMSFEDFKKNYTKIEICNLTPDALEDDKIHKWTVSVNEGRWVRGCSAGGCRNYPDTFWTNPQYRLQLLEEDDDPDDNEVACSFVVSLMQKNRRKERKLGANLFTIGFAIYEVPKEMHGNKQHMQKEFFLLNTSKARSKSYINLREVTQRFRLSPGEYIIVPSTYEPHQEGEFILRVFSEKRNTSEEIENRIEADHPEPAPASAGEESEEEQQFRTIFQQIAGDEMEITANELKNVLNRVLSEHREIRTDGFSLESCRSMIALMDMDGTGRLNLQEFRHLWNKIKQWQGIFRHYDSQQTGSINSYEMRNAVNDAGFRLNNQLYDIISMRYANESMNIDFDSFISCLVRLEGMFRAFQAFDQDGDGMIRLSVLEWLQLTMYA, from the exons ATGCCCTATACGCCATCTGGCTTTTTCTGTGACCGGTTGATCcgggaaagagagaggagagacggGGAAGGATCACTCAACAAGCCTTTGCGCTTTAATGGCCAGGACTACAACCTCCTGAAGCAGGAGTACATCCAGAAGAAGGCCCTGTTTGAGGATGACGCCTTTCCTGCCACTGTGGATTCCTTGGGTTACAAAGAGCTGGGACCCAAATCTAATAAAGTGAAGAACATCGTGTGGAAGAGGCCCAAG GAAATTTCTGACAACCCGCAGTTCATTGTTGGAGGAGCCAGCAGGACAGACATTTGCCAGGGTGATCTGG GTGACTGCTGGTTACTGGCTGCAATAGCTTGTTTGACGTTGAACGAAAAGCTGCTCTACCGCGTTGTGCCTTCTGAACAGAGCTTCTCTGATGGCTATGCTGGACTCTTCCATTTCCAG TTCTGGCGCTACGGTGACTGGGTCGACGTTGTTGTTGATGACCGTGTCCCCACCCTCAACAACCAGCTGGTGTTCACTAAATCTGCTGAGAGGAATGAGTTCTGGAGTGCCCTGTTGGAAAAGGCCTATGCAAA ACTGCATGGCTCTTATGAGGCTCTTAAAGGTGGTAACACCACGGAGGGCATGGAAGACTTCACCGGGGGAGTGACAGAATTCTATGAAATGAAGGAAGCCCCAAAGGACCTGTACAAAATCATGCAAAAAGCACTGGAAAGAGGCTCCCTGATGGGCTGCTCTATTGAT TCTCTGGTTCCTGCACGCTTTGAGACTCGGACTGTGACTGGACTTGTAAAGGGTCATGCCTATTCTGTGACAGGGGTGGAGGAG TGTAAGCAAAACCAAACCCAGAACCAGTCTAAAGTGCGTTTGGTGCGTCTCCGTAACCCATGGGGTCAGGTGGAGTGGAATGGACCCTGGAGCGACAA TTCAAAGGAATGGACAACACTGCCTAAAGTAGAGAAGGACAAGCTACAGCATCAGAATGCTGAGGATGGGGAGTTCTG GATGTCCTTTGAGGATTTTAAGAAGAATTACACCAAGATTGAGATCTGTAATCTCACCCCTGATGCGCTAGAGGATGACAAAATTCACAAGTGGACTGTGTCTGTGAACGAGGGCCGTTGGGTGCGGGGTTGCTCTGCTGGGGGCTGCCGGAactacccag acaccTTCTGGACAAATCCCCAGTACCGACTTCAGCTCCTGGAAGAAGATGACGATCCTGATGACAATGAGGTTGCATGCAGTTTTGTTGTGTCCTTGATGCAGAAGAACCGTCGGAAAGAACGCAAGCTGGGAGCTAACCTGTTCACCATAGGATTTGCCATCTATGAG gtgccAAAGGAG ATGCATGGAAACAAGCAGCACATGCAGAAGGAGTTTTTCCTGTTAAACACCTCAAAGGCACGCTCCAAGTCCTACATCAACCTTAGAGAGGTGACCCAGCGTTTCCGGCTGAGCCCTGGAGAGTACATCATCGTGCCATCTACGTACGAGCCCCACCAGGAGGGCGAGTTCATCCTCCGTGTCTTCTCAGAAAAGAGGAACACCTCAGA GGAGATTGAGAACAGGATCGAGGCTGACCATCCAGAG CCTGCACCAGCCTCAGCAGGGGAAGAAAGTGAAGAGGAACAGCAGTTTCGGACCATCTTCCAGCAGATTGCCGGGGAC GAAATGGAGATCACAGCAAATGAGTTGAAGAACGTGCTAAACAGGGTTCTTTCTGAAC ACAGGGAAATTAGAACAGATGGATTCAGTCTGGAGAGTTGCAGGAGCATGATTGCACTTATGGAT ATGGATGGAACAGGCAGACTTAATCTTCAGGAATTCAGGCATCTGTGGAACAAGATCAAGCaatggcag GGAATCTTCAGACACTATGATAGTCAGCAGACTGGGAGCATTAACAGCTATGAGATGAGAAATGCTGTCAATGATGCAG GATTCCGTCTCAACAACCAACTGTATGATATCATCTCCATGCGCTACGCAAATGAGAGCATGAACATTGACTTTGACAGCTTCATTAGCTGTCTGGTGCGGTTGGAGGGCATGTTCA GAGCATTCCAGGCATTTGACCAGGACGGAGATGGCATGATCAGACTCAGTGTCCTCGAG TGGCTTCAGCTGACCATGTACGCCTAG